The genomic DNA AGCACCCATGGCGTACACCGCCGAGCAGACCGCGATCCTCGAGCGCGAGCCGCAGCCGCAACAGGGCACGACCAGCGCCGAGGTGGCGTACGAGGTCGACGGGACGGCCTGCTCGGGCTACGTCGCCCGTCCCGACGACGACGCGACCCACCCGGGCGTGCTCGTCGTCCACGACTGGCTCGGCGTCACCGACGCGGCCCGCTTCCGCGCCGACATGCTCGCCCGTCTCGGTTACGTCGCCTTCGCGGCGGACGTCTTCGGCGCTGACACACGCCCGAGCGAGTCCGAGGCCCCGCAGGTGGCGGGCCGCTACTACGGCGACCAGGAGCTCTTCCGCGCACGGCTCACGGGCGGACTCGAGCAGCTGCTGGCCCAGCCGGGCGTGGACGCGGCGCGCGTCGCCGCGATCGGGTACTGCTTCGGCGGCTCCGGCGTGCTGCAGCTCGCCCGGACCGGTGCCGAGCTCAAGGGTGTCGTGACCTTCCACGGCGGGCTCTCCACCGGGCCCGAGGGCGAGGCGGAGCAGATCAAGGCCAAGATCCTCGTGCTGACCGGCGCCGTCGACCCGATCGTCCCGCCCGAGGCCGTCGACGCCTTCGAGGACGAGCTGCGCCGCGTACCCGACCTGGACTGGCAGGTCGT from Microlunatus sagamiharensis includes the following:
- a CDS encoding dienelactone hydrolase family protein; the encoded protein is MAYTAEQTAILEREPQPQQGTTSAEVAYEVDGTACSGYVARPDDDATHPGVLVVHDWLGVTDAARFRADMLARLGYVAFAADVFGADTRPSESEAPQVAGRYYGDQELFRARLTGGLEQLLAQPGVDAARVAAIGYCFGGSGVLQLARTGAELKGVVTFHGGLSTGPEGEAEQIKAKILVLTGAVDPIVPPEAVDAFEDELRRVPDLDWQVVTYSGAMHAFTIPGADAPDHGAQFQAAAEARSWQAMKSFFAEVLV